From Aspergillus luchuensis IFO 4308 DNA, chromosome 2, nearly complete sequence:
TACTTGTGTaattgttgctgctgctggcgggTTCGCGAttgcggcagcagcagcctggaCTGATGCCCCGCGGGGCTGTGAATGGGGGAGTGGGGAGAGATTCCTTGCCAATAGAATGGCAAACTGGACTTCAGTAACGAAAGTATTTTCTTAGAGCAATTGCGAATGACGCTGTCGAATTGCGGGGAGATTTGGAAGTGCTCCTGCGCGCGATGTTCGATCGATGCCCGCAGAGACCGTGAGGCGCGTTCGGTGATTGGCTGGAGCTCGGCGATAGAAGATCAGAATTGAGATGACATAATGCTGGCACTCGCCAGTTGGCTAGGCGCCTGTCCAGAACTACAGGTCTAGTAGTTGGAGGTTATTCATTTTCATTAAACTCATGAAAAGGCTTgttctttatttatagttCGGTAAATTGTCCAATTCATGCGATAACAGTATTCCTTGGTAGGATTGTCCCGAACATGCAATCAGTATATGGTCAGGTGACCTAGCGGAACCTTCCAAGCAGCAATTATCTTGCATATCAACCAGAAGTATACGACGGAACTATACAGGAGCTTATTGCATCTGCGTGCTTGACTCCATCAGATATTCCTGGTTGATGCATCCCGCCTTCTATTAGCCCTGTAGTGCGAATCGAGCAGATATTGTATAGGGCCGAAAATTCTCTCCGGGCTCAACCACAAATTTCATCTACCGGCATCTAAGACTTGAGCCTGACTGCCGACGGCCTGATCGACGAATAGTCAGGCTTTGTTATATCCTTCTCAGGACGATGCTCGACTTTGAGGATGACGCGTCTAAGCGCGAAAAATGCTACACCACCATAGGCCAACTGCCTGCTTTCATCGATCCCAAGCAGCCACCCACGAAACGGTCCCCCTTCTCGGCCATCCTTGGCCATCCATTCGTTCACACGGTAAGACACCCTGTGTTCTAGATATGATCCCTAGACTTTTATGCTGTCTGTTTGTGCTGTGACAGTTCATCATATGCACGCTGGCACAATATCAGAGAAATGCTAACTAGTCGCTGTGCAGGTTGAAGTCATTCTGCCCAAGGACATCCTGTCACATGTGGAACCCCAACTGCAGAATTTGCGATATGCTAGAGTGTTCATGTCGCTATCTTCTTTGCTGGAGGGTGAATTTTTCAATACGTATATCAAGACCGGTAATTattgccttttttttttttttttcttagtGGCCTCTCGTCGCCTCGCTGGGGCACTAAGACCGAATTAGTAGCTAACATACATGGTACAGGGAACATCCTCATGATATCAGAGGGACGCTCAGGCTCAGACAGTGTCTTCACACTCAAAGATGGTCTATAGTCCCCGGCTATGTTTTCCTAGCCTACTCAGCTAACAGCCCCCCCTAGGCATCTTGAAATTGGAGTTGAGCAAGGAAATCTTCGAAAGAACAGGGCTTACAGGTAAGCCTGTTCGCAGCGGAGGAAAAAAGCATGCAAAAGAGAGGTTCAGTATGTGCTCTCCATACCATGTCCCCCAGAATGAGGAGACATGCTGACAACAAGCCCTGACAAACAGTCGTGGAAATCAACCTTCGGCTTCCGTCCATGCTTCACGGCAAGAAGGGCTTCGAGAGAATCGTATGGGCTTTCAAGAACGTCTTGAACCAATCAGTAGCCTGGCTGTTCTTCGATCTCACAACTAGCTCGGGTGGCGTTTCCGAAGGTACTATACCTCATTAAGCACCCTTCTGCAGATTATCTCCCAGGGCTATACACTAAAACACAAGCAGATGACCCCTCCCTCAAAGGAAACCATCCCCAAATTATCAATTACAAGCCTCTAATTACCGAGCACTCCAATATCCTTGTCCCCCGTCTCCCTGGACCAGAAATCACAAACGAGTCCCGCGAAGCAGCAGAACTAGAAGATCACTGCAACGAGCTCTCCGAGTGGCTTGCAATGGTATCCCTCCAATCGCCTCGCGTATCCGTCTATGACGATGTCGATCCCTATCTATGTCGTTACAGTGTACCCGACTCGGATAATGCAAAGCCCACCAGTCTTTTCAGCTTGAAGTGGCATGGACTTGTCCCGTCTCGTTGGATTATCGAATTATTGGTTGCGATATTGTATGTTCCACATACCTTGCTATGGAATTTATCTGATATTGGTTGTTG
This genomic window contains:
- a CDS encoding ribonuclease P protein subunit p40 (COG:A;~EggNog:ENOG410PPRK;~InterPro:IPR013893;~PFAM:PF08584); protein product: MLDFEDDASKREKCYTTIGQLPAFIDPKQPPTKRSPFSAILGHPFVHTVEVILPKDILSHVEPQLQNLRYARVFMSLSSLLEGEFFNTYIKTGNILMISEGRSGSDSVFTLKDGILKLELSKEIFERTGLTGKPVRSGGKKHAKERFIVEINLRLPSMLHGKKGFERIVWAFKNVLNQSVAWLFFDLTTSSGGVSEDDPSLKGNHPQIINYKPLITEHSNILVPRLPGPEITNESREAAELEDHCNELSEWLAMVSLQSPRVSVYDDVDPYLCRYSVPDSDNAKPTSLFSLKWHGLVPSRWIIELLVAILKETAPKSIAPYAWFALSASALGREAVEARDGYTVMVLPTHVPKEDVSGVQADSSSKGDGRHFICWEYVGASIL